Proteins encoded by one window of Amaranthus tricolor cultivar Red isolate AtriRed21 chromosome 4, ASM2621246v1, whole genome shotgun sequence:
- the LOC130810561 gene encoding petal death protein-like, with product MRGKAVVPAEEHALKIAAAREAIGESDFFLVARTDARAPHGLQEAIRRANLYRESGADATFVEAPANIDELKEVVNGTKGLRIANMIEGGKTPLHTPGEFKEMGFHLIAHSLSTIYATTKALVDIMKVLKEKGTTRDDLDKIVTFSEFNDMISLESWYELENKFKNFTPKSTT from the exons ATGCGCGGAAAGGCAGTTGTTCCTGCAGAAGAGCACGCACTTAAAATCGCTGCAGCAAGAGAAGCCATCGGTGAATCCGATTTCTTCTTGGTTGCAAGGACTGATGCCCGTGCACCCCACGGTCTTCAAGAAGCTATTAGACGTGCTAACCTTTATAGAGAG TCTGGAGCTGATGCCACCTTCGTCGAGGCACCAGCCAACATTGATGAGCTAAAGGAAGTTGTAAATGGTACCAAAGGTTTGAGAATTGCAAACATGATTGAAGGTGGAAAGACACCATTACATACACCAGGTGAGTTTAAGGAAATGGGATTCCACTTAATTGCCCATTCCCTATCAACAATCTATGCTACAACCAAGGCTTTGGTAGATATCATGAAGGTATTGAAGGAAAAGGGTACTACTAGGGATGATTTGGACAAGATTGTTACTTTCTCTGAATTTAATGACATGATTAGCTTGGAATCTTGGTATGAACTTGAAAATAAGTTCAAGAATTTCACCCCAAAAAGTACTACTTGA
- the LOC130810560 gene encoding petal death protein-like, with amino-acid sequence MGSLEAVGKTTMHRLIAEEGSVLMPGIQDAFSAAICAKTGFKACFVSGFGVSAALLGLPDFGLLTTAEVVDVVRRITAAAPDLCVVVDGDTGGGGPLNVQRFIKDLIAAGAKGVFLEDQVWPKKCGHMRGKAVVPAEEHALKIAAAREAIGESDFFLVARTDARAPHGLQEAIRRANLYREAGADATFVEAPANIEELKEVVRDVKGLRIANMIEGGKTPLHTPGEFKEMGFHLIAHSLSTIYATTKALVDIMKVLKEKGTTRDDLDKIVTFSEFNDMISLESWYELENKFKNFTPKTA; translated from the exons atgggTTCTCTTGAGGCAGTCGGAAAGACCACAATGCACCGTCTAATCGCCGAGGAAGGATCAGTGTTGATGCCCGGTATCCAAGACGCTTTCTCCGCCGCCATTTGCGCTAAAACGGGCTTCAAAGCTTGCTTTGTCTCTGGTTTTGGTGTTTCTGCTGCTCTTCTTGGCTTGCCAGACTTTGGCTTGCTTAC AACCGCAGAAGTGGTAGATGTTGTTCGCAGAATTACAGCAGCAGCTCCTGATTTGTGTGTGGTTGTTGACGGAG ACACCGGTGGTGGTGGTCCTCTTAATGTGCAAAGGTTCATCAAAGACTTGATTGCAGCTGGTGCCAAGGGTGTTTTCCTTGAG GATCAAGTATGGCCAAAGAAGTGTGGTCACATGCGTGGTAAGGCGGTTGTTCCTGCTGAGGAGCACGCCCTTAAGATCGCTGCAGCAAGGGAAGCCATTGGTGAATCCGATTTCTTCTTGGTTGCAAGGACTGATGCTCGTGCACCTCACGGTCTTCAAGAAGCTATTAGACGTGCTAATCTTTACAGAGAG GCAGGAGCAGATGCCACATTTGTTGAGGCACCAGCCAACATAGAAGAGCTAAAAGAGGTTGTTAGAGATGTTAAAGGTTTGAGAATTGCAAACATGATTGAAGGTGGAAAGACACCATTACATACACCAGGTGAGTTTAAGGAAATGGGATTCCACTTAATTGCCCATTCCCTATCAACAATCTATGCTACAACCAAGGCTTTGGTAGATATCATGAAGGTATTGAAGGAAAAGGGTACTACTAGGGATGATTTGGACAAGATTGTTACTTTCTCTGAATTTAATGACATGATTAGCTTGGAATCTTGGTATGAACTTGAAAATAAGTTCAAGAATTTCACCCCAAAAACTGCTTAA